The genomic stretch CCATGGTGAACCGCACGGCGTCGACGCCGAACGCGTCGATCTGCTGGCCCAGGTCCACGCCGTTGCCCAGGGACTTCGACATGGCCTTGCCGCCGTTGATCACCTGCCCCTGGTTCAGCATGCGCTCGAACGGCTCGCTGAAGTCCACCATGCCCATGTCGAACAGGACCTTGGTGAAGAAGCGCGAGTACAGCAGGTGCAGCACCGCGTGCTCGATGCCGCCCACGTATTGGTTGATCGGACCCCACTTGCGCACCTGCTCGGGGTCGAACGGGCCGTCGGTGTAGCCCGGGGAGCAGTAGCGCAGAAAATACCAGGACGAGTCGACGAACGTGTCCATCGTGTCGGTGTCGCGCTGGGCGCGCCCGCCGCACTTGGGGCACTCGACGTTGACCCAGTCGGTAGCACTGGCCAGCGGGGACACGCCCTTGGGCGACAGCGCCTCGCCGCGCAGGTCGGGCAGCGTGACGGGCAGCTGCTCGTCCGGTACGGGGACCTCACCGCAGTCGGGGCAGTGGATGATCGGGATCGGCGTGCCCCAGTAGCGCTGCCGGGACAGCAGCCAGTCGCGCAGCCGGAAGTTGATCGCGCCGGTGCCCTTGCCGTCGCGCTCCAAGACCTCGATGATCTTGCGGATGGCCTCGGTCTTGCTCAGCCCGTCCAGCGGCCCCGAGTTGACCAGCGTGCCCTCGCCGGGCGTGGCCTCGCCCGTCTCACCGGGATCGGCCAGGCCGGTGTGCACGACGACCTTCACCGGCAGATCGAACTTCAGGGCGAAGTCCAGGTCGCGCTGGTCGTGGGCGGGCACGGCCATGATGGCGCCGTGGCCGTAGTCGGACAGCACGTAGTCGGCCGCCCAGACCGGGATGCGCTCGCCGTTGACCGGGTTGATCGCGTAGCGGCCCAGGAAGACGCCGGTCTTCTCCTTGTCGGTGGCCAGCCGCTCGATGTCGCTCAGCCGGGCGACCTCGGCGCGGTAGGCCTCGAACGCCTCCCGCTGCTCGTCGGTGACGATCTCTTCGGCCAGCGCGGCGTCCGCGGCGACGACGAAGAACGTGGCCCCGAACAACGTGTCGGGGCGCGTCGTGTAGACGTGGACCGGCTCCTCGCGCCCCTCGATCTCGAACAGCACGTCGGCGCCCTCGGAGCGGCCGATCCAGTTGCGCTGCATGGTCAGCAGCCGCTCCGGCCAGCCGTCCAGCAGGTCCATGTCGTCCAGCAGCCGCTGCGCGTAGTCAGTGATCTTGAAGTACCACTGCGTCAGCTCGCGGCGGATGACGTCGGCGCCGCAACGCTCGCACTTGCCGGCCACGACCTGCTCGTTGGCCAGCACCGTCTGGTCGTTGGGGCACCAGTTGACCAGTCCGCCCTTGCGGTAGGCCAGGCCGCGCTCGAAGAAGCGGTTGAACAGCCACTGGTTCCAGCGGTAGTAGTCGGGGTCGCTCGTGTGCAGGCGGCGCGACCAGTCGAAGGCGATCCCGTAGCGCCTGAACGAATGGGCCTGCGTCTCGATGTTGGCGTAGGTCCACTCGGCCGGGTGGGCGTTGCGCTTGATCGCTGCGTTTTCCGCGGGCAGGCCGAAGGAGTCCCAGCCGATCGGGTGCAGGACG from Nonomuraea polychroma encodes the following:
- the leuS gene encoding leucine--tRNA ligase; this encodes MGPSQARRTLAVSEYDPQALQAKWLQRWEEQEPYRASEDPADPRERRYMLDMFPYPSGDLHMGHGEVFAIGDVVARYWMQKGYNVLHPIGWDSFGLPAENAAIKRNAHPAEWTYANIETQAHSFRRYGIAFDWSRRLHTSDPDYYRWNQWLFNRFFERGLAYRKGGLVNWCPNDQTVLANEQVVAGKCERCGADVIRRELTQWYFKITDYAQRLLDDMDLLDGWPERLLTMQRNWIGRSEGADVLFEIEGREEPVHVYTTRPDTLFGATFFVVAADAALAEEIVTDEQREAFEAYRAEVARLSDIERLATDKEKTGVFLGRYAINPVNGERIPVWAADYVLSDYGHGAIMAVPAHDQRDLDFALKFDLPVKVVVHTGLADPGETGEATPGEGTLVNSGPLDGLSKTEAIRKIIEVLERDGKGTGAINFRLRDWLLSRQRYWGTPIPIIHCPDCGEVPVPDEQLPVTLPDLRGEALSPKGVSPLASATDWVNVECPKCGGRAQRDTDTMDTFVDSSWYFLRYCSPGYTDGPFDPEQVRKWGPINQYVGGIEHAVLHLLYSRFFTKVLFDMGMVDFSEPFERMLNQGQVINGGKAMSKSLGNGVDLGQQIDAFGVDAVRFTMVFAGPPEDDIDWADVSPLGSQKFLARALRVMSEVTSEPGVPVEGGDVELRKVTHRTIDEVTKQVEAYKFNVAVARMMELTTATRRAIDAGPGPGDPAVREAAETLAIMLSLVAPYTAEEGWERLGRTGPVAFGGWPSADPALLVRESVTCVVQVAGKVRDRLEVSPDISEDELRELALASEKVSAYLTGMPRKVIVRAPKLVNIVP